A genome region from Ligilactobacillus cholophilus includes the following:
- the gatA gene encoding Asp-tRNA(Asn)/Glu-tRNA(Gln) amidotransferase subunit GatA: MDYLNNDLTSLHEKLVNKEISATELAKSTFDTIETRDQKIDAFLALNKEAALKQAALIDERGIDPNKILDGIPVGIKDNMVTNGLKTTAASKMLENFTPIYDATVVKRLKDAGMIVAGKLNLDEFAMGSSTETSAFKKTKNAWDLTKVPGGSSGGPASAIASGEIIAALASDTGGSIRQPAAFSGVVGFKPTYGRVSRYGLIAFSSSLDQIGPMTRSVKDNALMLNAIAGQDEHDFTTSPREVPDFTSKIGKDIKGMKIGVPKEFMDVDLQPVVREAVNNAIKVFTDLGATVEEVSLPHALNGIQVYYIVATSEASSNLQRFDGIRYGFRAQDVKNLEDVYVRTRSEGFGDEVKRRIMLGTFSLSSHLYDEFYGKAIKVRTVICQDFDNVFKDYDLILGPTTTGAAFGFGEKSDDPISMYMNDLLTIPTNLAGLPAISLPGGFTEENLPVGIHLIGDRFEEEKIYQAAYAFEQATDFHKKKPAIGGQD; this comes from the coding sequence ATGGATTATTTGAATAATGATTTAACTAGCTTACATGAAAAATTAGTTAATAAAGAAATTAGTGCAACTGAACTAGCAAAATCAACATTTGATACAATTGAAACACGTGATCAAAAAATTGATGCCTTCCTTGCATTGAATAAAGAAGCTGCATTGAAACAAGCTGCTTTAATTGATGAACGTGGAATTGATCCAAATAAAATTTTAGATGGAATCCCAGTAGGAATTAAAGATAACATGGTTACTAATGGCTTAAAAACTACTGCTGCAAGTAAAATGTTAGAAAACTTTACTCCAATTTATGATGCAACTGTTGTTAAACGATTAAAAGATGCTGGTATGATTGTTGCGGGTAAGTTGAATTTAGATGAATTTGCAATGGGAAGTTCAACAGAAACATCAGCATTTAAGAAAACTAAAAATGCATGGGATTTAACAAAAGTTCCTGGCGGTTCATCAGGTGGACCAGCATCAGCAATTGCTTCTGGTGAAATAATAGCTGCATTGGCTTCAGATACTGGTGGTTCTATTCGTCAACCAGCTGCATTTAGTGGTGTGGTTGGATTTAAGCCAACATATGGACGAGTATCACGTTATGGATTAATTGCATTTTCATCTAGTTTAGACCAAATTGGCCCAATGACACGTTCAGTTAAAGATAATGCATTAATGTTAAATGCAATTGCTGGACAGGACGAACACGACTTTACAACATCACCACGTGAAGTTCCTGACTTTACTTCAAAAATTGGTAAAGATATTAAAGGAATGAAGATTGGTGTTCCAAAAGAATTTATGGATGTTGATTTACAACCAGTTGTACGTGAAGCAGTAAATAATGCAATTAAAGTATTTACTGACTTAGGAGCAACAGTTGAAGAAGTATCCTTGCCACATGCTCTTAATGGTATTCAAGTTTATTATATTGTTGCAACATCAGAAGCTTCATCAAACTTACAACGTTTTGATGGTATTCGTTATGGATTCCGTGCACAAGATGTTAAGAATTTGGAAGATGTATATGTACGTACACGTTCTGAAGGCTTTGGTGATGAAGTTAAACGAAGAATTATGCTAGGTACTTTCTCATTGTCATCACATTTATATGATGAATTCTATGGTAAAGCTATTAAAGTTAGAACTGTTATTTGCCAAGACTTTGATAATGTGTTTAAAGATTATGATTTAATCTTAGGACCAACAACAACTGGTGCAGCATTTGGTTTTGGTGAAAAATCTGATGATCCAATTTCAATGTATATGAATGACTTATTGACAATTCCAACTAACTTAGCTGGATTACCAGCCATTTCACTTCCAGGTGGATTTACTGAAGAAAACTTACCAGTTGGAATTCACTTGATTGGTGATCGTTTTGAAGAAGAAAAGATATACCAAGCTGCATATGCGTTTGAACAAGCAACTGATTTTCATAAGAAAAAGCCAGCGATTGGAGGTCAAGATTAA
- the gatC gene encoding Asp-tRNA(Asn)/Glu-tRNA(Gln) amidotransferase subunit GatC — MKITKEEVRKIAELSKLEFTDEELEMFTSQIEEIMNMSHQLSKIDTTNVKPTINVTDAVNIMREDVAKNPTPREELMKNVPEHEDGFIKVPAILDEGKDNK; from the coding sequence ATGAAAATTACTAAAGAAGAAGTACGTAAAATTGCTGAATTATCAAAATTAGAGTTTACTGACGAAGAATTAGAAATGTTCACAAGTCAAATTGAAGAAATTATGAACATGTCACATCAATTAAGTAAAATCGATACAACAAATGTTAAACCAACAATTAATGTTACAGATGCTGTAAATATTATGCGTGAAGATGTTGCTAAAAATCCTACACCACGTGAAGAATTAATGAAGAATGTACCAGAACATGAAGATGGATTCATTAAAGTGCCTGCAATTTTAGATGAAGGGAAGGATAACAAATAA
- a CDS encoding CamS family sex pheromone protein: protein MKIKVSALATICLSALLLVGCGKTSNDSSSNNDNTTTTKKASVRTTGDATDDEYQGVIENGHYKTSKSRGVGVQQDSENMLNSKSFDVGMTDISKKFFSTKSYVFQEGQYLSKSTVQDWLGRKSKDNPDGLNPESNGNGSNRNPMYIQQIGEQDYMKDNDGKLSLAGMTIGIGMNRKDYYQKEEYGATYTQSISKEKMVEEGKIAAKKVLERVRKIDGVSNDTPIVIAMFEQAPNDSLVGGTFYAYAVSNSGTDLGDWKNLDLKNVTFPETSTNSVPNSNDEKNFENFKNKIQNFFPNLAGVTAQAQYDGKTLKSMNVSITTQFYSETEIISFTQYVAQAAQSYLPNKIPIDIQILGSDGKTQAFLSRDSGEGKFSSHVFTGF, encoded by the coding sequence TTGAAAATAAAAGTAAGTGCATTAGCAACAATTTGTTTATCTGCGTTATTGTTAGTTGGATGTGGAAAAACTAGTAACGATTCATCTTCTAATAATGACAATACGACAACTACGAAGAAAGCAAGTGTTCGAACAACAGGAGACGCAACAGATGATGAATATCAAGGAGTAATTGAAAATGGTCATTATAAGACTAGTAAATCACGTGGCGTAGGTGTACAACAAGATTCAGAAAATATGCTTAATTCAAAGAGCTTTGATGTTGGAATGACAGATATTTCTAAAAAATTCTTTTCAACAAAAAGTTATGTTTTCCAAGAAGGACAATACCTATCTAAGAGTACGGTACAAGATTGGCTTGGGCGAAAGTCAAAAGATAATCCTGATGGCTTAAACCCTGAAAGTAATGGGAATGGGTCAAATCGTAATCCAATGTATATTCAACAAATTGGTGAACAAGATTATATGAAAGATAATGATGGAAAATTATCTTTAGCTGGAATGACTATTGGAATTGGAATGAATCGCAAAGATTACTACCAAAAAGAAGAATATGGTGCAACTTATACTCAATCTATTTCTAAGGAAAAAATGGTTGAAGAAGGAAAAATTGCAGCAAAAAAAGTTTTAGAACGTGTGCGTAAAATAGACGGAGTTTCAAATGATACGCCAATTGTTATTGCGATGTTTGAACAAGCTCCAAATGATAGCTTAGTTGGTGGTACATTTTATGCATATGCTGTAAGTAATAGTGGTACAGATTTAGGCGATTGGAAGAATCTTGACTTAAAGAATGTTACATTCCCTGAAACATCTACTAACTCAGTTCCAAATAGTAATGATGAAAAGAATTTTGAAAACTTTAAAAATAAGATTCAAAACTTCTTCCCTAATTTGGCTGGCGTAACTGCACAAGCACAATATGATGGTAAAACACTGAAGAGTATGAATGTAAGTATTACAACTCAGTTTTATAGTGAAACTGAAATTATCAGTTTTACTCAATATGTAGCTCAAGCAGCACAAAGTTATCTACCAAATAAGATTCCAATTGATATTCAAATTTTAGGATCAGATGGTAAAACACAAGCTTTCTTATCTCGGGACTCAGGTGAAGGGAAATTTAGTAGTCATGTATTTACTGGTTTTTAA
- the ligA gene encoding NAD-dependent DNA ligase LigA, producing MSDKSLKQTAQDLRNQLNTWAREYYSLDKPTVPDDVYDKKYQELVNIEHAHPELITPDSPTQRVGGQVLKGFEKINHEIPMLSLGDVFSKEELGNFVDNLDKNLDEKIDYNCELKIDGLAISLVYRKGIFVQGSTRGNGRIGEDITQNLRTIKSVPLKLSEPVDVEVRGECYMPKKSFVELNERQEKEGKQIFANARNAAAGSLRQLDSRITSDRKLSTFIYYLMEPEKFGVTTQSQALEKMRSWGFKIDPDFKVAHDKEEIFEYIDKYQEKRASLTYDIDGIVIKANPFSVHREVGNTVKVPRWAIAYKFPPDEQETIVRDIEWTVGRTGVVTPTAIMDPVQLAGTTVSRASLHNPDYIKEKDIRIGDTVKLHKAGDIIPEISMVVLSKRPNDSVPYPIPKNCPECGAKLVHLDDEVALRCINPKCPALVKESLTHFASRNAMDIRGLGTRIIAQLYDKKLVKDIADIYKLTIDELLQLDKIKEKSANNLLTAIDNSRENSLERLLFGLGIRHVGAKAAKLIAQHFKTMDRIKEASVEEICSIKTMGTIIAESIVTYFDSKEVDELLEELKKARVNMSYTGESEAEILENAANSPFNGLRVVLTGTLDHLKRADAKKWLEAHGAKVTGSVSSKTNLLIAGHDAGSKLTKAENLKIKIINEETFIQQMEEED from the coding sequence TTGAGCGATAAAAGTCTTAAACAAACTGCACAAGACTTAAGAAATCAATTAAATACTTGGGCACGCGAATATTACTCTTTAGATAAACCGACTGTTCCAGATGATGTTTATGATAAAAAATATCAGGAATTAGTTAATATTGAACATGCACATCCTGAGTTAATAACACCCGATTCACCTACACAACGCGTAGGGGGACAGGTATTAAAGGGATTTGAAAAAATTAATCATGAAATTCCAATGTTATCTTTAGGAGATGTTTTCTCCAAGGAAGAATTAGGAAATTTTGTTGATAATCTTGATAAAAATTTAGATGAAAAAATTGATTATAATTGTGAATTAAAGATTGATGGATTAGCTATCTCTTTGGTGTATCGCAAGGGGATCTTTGTTCAAGGATCTACACGCGGTAATGGGCGAATAGGAGAGGATATTACTCAAAATTTAAGAACAATAAAGTCAGTTCCATTAAAATTATCAGAACCAGTTGATGTTGAAGTTCGTGGCGAATGTTATATGCCTAAAAAATCATTTGTTGAATTAAATGAACGACAAGAAAAAGAAGGAAAACAAATTTTTGCAAATGCAAGAAATGCTGCTGCAGGATCGTTACGTCAACTAGATAGTCGAATTACATCAGATAGAAAATTGAGCACATTTATTTATTATTTAATGGAACCAGAGAAATTTGGCGTAACAACACAAAGTCAAGCACTTGAAAAAATGCGATCATGGGGATTTAAAATTGATCCAGACTTTAAAGTTGCACATGATAAAGAAGAAATTTTTGAGTATATTGATAAATATCAAGAAAAACGTGCTTCTTTGACATATGATATTGATGGTATAGTAATAAAGGCTAATCCATTTAGTGTTCATAGAGAAGTGGGGAATACAGTCAAAGTTCCAAGATGGGCAATTGCATATAAATTTCCTCCTGACGAACAAGAAACAATTGTTAGAGATATTGAATGGACAGTCGGTAGGACAGGTGTTGTTACTCCAACTGCAATTATGGATCCGGTTCAATTAGCAGGAACAACTGTAAGTAGAGCGTCATTACATAATCCTGATTATATTAAAGAAAAGGATATTAGAATTGGAGATACTGTTAAACTTCATAAAGCAGGAGATATAATTCCTGAAATTTCAATGGTTGTTTTGAGTAAAAGACCAAATGATAGTGTGCCTTATCCAATTCCTAAAAATTGTCCCGAATGTGGAGCTAAGTTGGTTCACTTAGATGATGAGGTGGCATTAAGATGTATTAATCCTAAGTGCCCTGCATTAGTAAAAGAAAGTTTAACTCATTTTGCATCTAGAAATGCTATGGATATTCGTGGATTAGGAACGCGAATCATCGCGCAATTATATGATAAAAAATTAGTTAAAGATATTGCTGATATTTATAAGTTAACAATTGATGAGCTTTTGCAACTTGATAAAATTAAAGAAAAATCAGCAAACAACTTATTGACTGCTATTGATAATAGTCGTGAAAATTCATTAGAACGATTACTTTTTGGCTTAGGAATTAGACATGTTGGTGCAAAAGCTGCAAAATTAATTGCCCAACATTTTAAAACGATGGATCGAATTAAAGAAGCCTCAGTTGAAGAAATTTGTTCTATTAAAACAATGGGAACGATTATTGCTGAAAGCATTGTGACTTATTTTGATAGTAAGGAAGTTGACGAATTACTTGAAGAATTAAAAAAAGCTCGAGTAAATATGTCATATACAGGTGAATCTGAAGCCGAAATTTTAGAAAATGCAGCTAATAGTCCATTTAATGGGTTGAGAGTTGTTTTGACAGGAACTTTAGATCATCTTAAACGTGCAGATGCAAAGAAATGGCTTGAGGCTCATGGGGCAAAAGTTACTGGCAGTGTATCAAGTAAAACAAACTTATTAATTGCTGGACATGATGCTGGTAGTAAATTAACTAAGGCAGAAAATTTAAAGATTAAAATAATCAATGAAGAAACCTTTATACAACAGATGGAGGAAGAAGATTGA
- the pcrA gene encoding DNA helicase PcrA, with the protein MNDKQAQAVRTTEGPLLVMAGAGSGKTRVLTHRVAYLIEEKNVNPWNILAITFTNKAAREMRERIDKLIDEGAEEIWVSTFHALCVRILRRDGEKIGYSRNFTIASSSEQRTLMKHIMSDLNVDPKKYTARSILSAISNAKNELLTPEDYAASADGMFQELVAKAYAEYQSRLQNNQALDFDDLIMKTIDLFKEAPAVLEYYQRKFKYIHVDEYQDTNEAQYELVNMLAKKYRNICVVGDADQSIYGWRGANMENILNFENDYTDATVIKLEQNYRSTKTILQAANKVIENNVNRKAKTLWTENKQGEKIHYYRGNTDSEEAYFVVKKIKQYMQENQKNYRDFAILYRTNAQSRKIEETFVKANIPYKLVGAHKFYERKEILDVLAYLRLATNPDDSMSFERVVNSPKRGIGATSMQKLNDFANLHGLSLEKAAENVALTEIRGKASTELSKFAQTICKLHELEKTENVTELTKDILEITGYRAELEKTKSLENQSRLENLDEFLTVTKQFDESWQPENEESDPFSDFLADLALVSDQDDVDDTDEVTMMTLHAAKGLEFPIVFLMGMEEGIFPLSRALTDENELEEERRLAYVGITRAQDELYITNAFSRMLYGRRQSNCASRFITEIGDDLIKSENEQNSSKKTAATRAPFARNTPVYRKPAGTVERPKGTGADKKAWKVGDKVMHKAWGEGTIVKVTGEDESMELDIAFKNEGIKRLLAAFAPITKK; encoded by the coding sequence ATGAATGATAAACAAGCACAAGCAGTTCGGACTACTGAAGGCCCACTTTTAGTTATGGCAGGAGCTGGAAGTGGAAAGACACGTGTGCTAACTCATCGAGTAGCTTACTTGATAGAAGAAAAAAATGTTAATCCATGGAATATTTTGGCAATTACATTCACTAATAAAGCCGCTCGTGAAATGCGAGAAAGAATTGATAAATTAATTGACGAAGGAGCTGAAGAAATTTGGGTTTCTACATTTCATGCTCTATGCGTCAGAATTTTGCGCCGAGATGGTGAAAAAATCGGTTATTCAAGGAACTTTACAATTGCTAGTTCAAGTGAACAAAGAACTTTAATGAAACATATTATGAGTGACTTGAATGTTGATCCTAAAAAATATACAGCTCGTTCTATTTTAAGTGCGATTTCAAATGCTAAAAATGAGTTATTAACGCCTGAAGATTATGCAGCTAGTGCGGATGGAATGTTTCAAGAACTAGTAGCAAAGGCATATGCAGAATATCAAAGTCGTCTTCAAAATAATCAAGCGTTAGATTTTGACGACTTAATTATGAAGACAATCGATTTATTTAAAGAAGCCCCAGCTGTTCTTGAGTATTATCAAAGAAAATTCAAATATATTCATGTTGATGAATATCAAGATACAAATGAAGCACAATATGAGCTAGTGAATATGTTGGCTAAAAAATATCGTAATATCTGTGTTGTAGGTGATGCAGACCAAAGTATCTATGGTTGGCGTGGTGCTAACATGGAAAACATCCTAAATTTTGAAAATGACTATACGGATGCAACAGTAATAAAACTTGAACAAAATTATCGTTCAACAAAAACTATTCTACAAGCAGCCAACAAGGTTATTGAAAATAACGTAAATCGTAAGGCTAAAACTTTATGGACAGAAAATAAACAAGGTGAAAAAATTCACTATTACCGAGGAAATACAGATAGTGAAGAAGCATATTTTGTGGTTAAAAAGATTAAGCAATATATGCAAGAAAATCAAAAAAATTATCGTGATTTTGCAATTTTATATCGAACAAATGCACAATCACGTAAGATTGAAGAAACTTTTGTAAAAGCAAATATTCCATATAAATTGGTTGGTGCACATAAGTTTTACGAACGTAAAGAAATTTTAGATGTGCTTGCATATTTAAGATTAGCAACTAATCCAGATGATTCAATGAGTTTTGAAAGAGTTGTTAATTCACCAAAACGTGGCATTGGTGCTACAAGTATGCAAAAATTAAATGATTTTGCTAATTTACATGGATTATCTTTAGAAAAAGCTGCTGAAAATGTGGCTTTAACTGAAATTCGTGGAAAAGCATCAACTGAATTATCAAAATTTGCACAGACAATTTGTAAACTGCATGAATTAGAAAAAACTGAAAATGTAACAGAATTAACTAAAGATATTTTAGAAATTACTGGTTATCGTGCAGAATTAGAAAAAACAAAGTCATTAGAAAATCAAAGTCGTTTAGAAAACTTGGATGAATTTCTTACAGTAACTAAGCAATTTGATGAAAGCTGGCAACCAGAAAATGAAGAAAGTGATCCATTTTCAGATTTTCTTGCTGACTTAGCGTTAGTATCTGATCAAGATGATGTTGATGATACAGATGAAGTTACAATGATGACTTTACATGCAGCAAAAGGTTTGGAATTTCCTATAGTATTTTTAATGGGAATGGAAGAAGGAATTTTCCCATTATCTCGTGCATTAACTGATGAAAATGAATTAGAAGAAGAACGCCGATTAGCTTATGTTGGAATTACACGTGCACAAGATGAGTTATATATTACAAATGCTTTTTCAAGAATGCTTTACGGAAGACGTCAAAGTAATTGTGCATCAAGATTTATAACTGAAATTGGAGACGATTTAATTAAATCTGAAAATGAACAAAATAGTAGTAAGAAAACTGCAGCAACACGTGCTCCATTTGCTAGAAATACACCAGTATATCGTAAGCCAGCAGGAACAGTTGAACGGCCAAAAGGAACAGGTGCTGATAAGAAGGCCTGGAAGGTTGGCGATAAGGTTATGCATAAAGCCTGGGGCGAAGGAACAATTGTGAAAGTAACCGGCGAAGACGAAAGCATGGAATTAGATATTGCATTCAAGAATGAAGGTATTAAACGATTATTAGCTGCATTTGCTCCAATTACGAAAAAGTAA
- a CDS encoding ATP-grasp domain-containing protein yields the protein MTETLFPGSTVGIIGDSPNGIMLARTAKRMGYKVIAYSRYEESPILAEADVKIVGKMNDKNKLQGFAQRCDVVTYESEHINSQVVKFISQFTRVPQGSDSLEFMQDRLLERAFFENINVNIAPYATIVNLDDIYQAITSIGYPCILKPIQKGLGKSHQQIIRKQSDIAKCADIIDMGTYILESWIPYTKELSVVLTKDVKGTINFFPMVENIYHDHVLHESLVPAMISNDVEAEVRRLAAKIAQNLKYVGTMQIAFFLTESGAIYVKRVVPALHASGYVFDKATNVTMFEQHLRALAQMPLVKTELMEPTVAITIESQDRNALRTQWVLKDNWYYNFFRYPLSMRNQAATEGYLLALGPTIETVREQVESTGIWDNKAQ from the coding sequence ATGACAGAAACGCTTTTTCCTGGTAGTACAGTAGGAATTATTGGCGACAGTCCTAATGGTATTATGTTAGCTAGAACTGCCAAACGGATGGGATATAAAGTAATTGCTTATAGTAGATATGAAGAAAGTCCAATTTTAGCAGAAGCAGACGTTAAAATCGTTGGTAAGATGAATGATAAAAATAAGCTTCAGGGATTTGCGCAACGCTGTGATGTAGTTACATATGAATCAGAGCATATTAATTCTCAAGTAGTTAAGTTTATTTCACAATTTACTCGTGTTCCACAGGGAAGTGACTCTTTGGAATTTATGCAAGATCGGCTTCTTGAACGGGCATTTTTTGAAAATATTAATGTAAACATTGCTCCATATGCGACAATTGTTAATTTAGATGATATTTATCAAGCAATAACTTCAATTGGTTATCCATGTATTTTAAAACCAATTCAAAAGGGATTAGGTAAAAGTCATCAACAAATAATACGCAAGCAGTCTGACATAGCTAAGTGTGCTGATATTATTGATATGGGAACTTATATTCTTGAATCTTGGATTCCATATACAAAAGAATTATCAGTTGTTTTAACTAAAGATGTAAAAGGAACAATTAATTTCTTCCCTATGGTAGAAAATATTTATCATGACCATGTTTTACATGAATCATTAGTTCCTGCAATGATTAGTAATGATGTTGAGGCTGAAGTGCGTCGTTTAGCTGCTAAGATTGCTCAAAACCTTAAGTATGTTGGAACAATGCAAATTGCATTTTTCTTGACGGAAAGCGGAGCAATTTACGTTAAACGTGTTGTACCTGCATTACATGCAAGTGGATATGTTTTTGACAAAGCAACAAATGTTACAATGTTTGAACAACATTTACGTGCTTTAGCACAAATGCCATTAGTTAAAACTGAATTAATGGAACCAACAGTTGCAATTACGATTGAAAGTCAGGATCGTAATGCATTAAGAACACAATGGGTATTAAAAGATAATTGGTATTATAATTTCTTCCGTTATCCATTATCAATGCGTAATCAAGCAGCAACAGAAGGATATCTTCTTGCGTTGGGACCAACAATTGAAACTGTTCGTGAACAGGTAGAATCAACGGGTATTTGGGATAATAAAGCGCAATAA
- a CDS encoding glycoside hydrolase family 73 protein, whose translation MKCKESYERIKKKIKRKLSRKHLKVIDVILIAIVLLIGSIQIIRWTSKNVQEEQTSSISQAEQVKLNFIKKVAPIAQTEQNKYHVLASVTIAQAALESDWGQSELSQKYNNLFGIKGTGTNSAVMTTKEYVNGEWITTKASFVVYSSWNQSIENHTKLFVNGIDGDENHYAQVLNATDYRSAAQALQQTGYATDPDYAQKLISVIEKYKLYQYDR comes from the coding sequence ATGAAATGCAAAGAGAGCTACGAAAGGATTAAAAAAAAGATTAAACGTAAGCTATCACGCAAGCATTTAAAAGTGATCGATGTAATTTTGATAGCTATTGTTTTGTTAATTGGGTCAATCCAGATAATTCGTTGGACTAGCAAGAATGTCCAAGAAGAACAGACATCATCTATCTCTCAGGCTGAGCAGGTAAAATTAAATTTCATCAAAAAAGTAGCACCAATTGCACAGACAGAACAAAATAAATATCATGTGTTAGCAAGTGTAACGATAGCTCAGGCAGCTTTAGAATCTGATTGGGGACAAAGTGAATTATCGCAAAAATATAATAATTTGTTTGGAATAAAAGGCACAGGAACTAATAGTGCGGTAATGACTACTAAAGAATATGTAAATGGGGAATGGATTACAACTAAAGCAAGTTTTGTAGTGTATTCTAGTTGGAATCAATCAATTGAAAATCATACAAAGTTATTTGTAAATGGAATTGATGGGGATGAAAATCATTATGCTCAAGTTCTTAATGCAACAGATTATCGAAGTGCAGCACAGGCTTTACAACAAACTGGATATGCTACAGATCCGGATTATGCACAAAAATTAATTTCAGTAATTGAAAAATATAAATTATACCAATATGATAGGTGA
- a CDS encoding ECF transporter S component: MAILAIFISIIILQNLVPFLGNIPIGPLSITLIHITVITAAIVLGPKDGMLIGAIWGLITWIRAFVWPTSPIAVICFTNPLISVLPRILVGATSGYSYLKLKNKINNKLSMVIAAAIGSMTNTLLVLGQIYIFYHNQAPKLYSVNVKELLPYLLGVVGTNGIPEMLAAMFLVPIISTILIKIVWKK, translated from the coding sequence ATGGCAATTTTGGCAATTTTTATTTCAATAATAATATTACAAAATTTAGTTCCATTTTTAGGAAACATTCCAATTGGACCATTGAGTATTACTTTAATACATATTACTGTGATTACAGCCGCAATTGTGCTAGGACCTAAAGATGGCATGTTAATTGGAGCTATTTGGGGATTGATTACTTGGATACGAGCATTTGTGTGGCCTACAAGTCCAATTGCCGTAATTTGTTTTACTAATCCATTGATCTCTGTTTTGCCAAGAATTTTAGTTGGAGCAACTAGTGGATACAGTTATTTAAAATTAAAAAATAAAATAAATAATAAGTTATCAATGGTAATTGCTGCAGCAATTGGAAGTATGACTAATACATTATTAGTATTAGGACAAATTTACATATTTTATCACAACCAGGCACCAAAACTATATTCAGTTAATGTTAAAGAATTATTGCCTTATTTATTAGGAGTAGTTGGAACAAATGGTATTCCAGAAATGTTAGCAGCAATGTTTTTAGTACCAATAATTTCAACAATTTTGATAAAAATTGTATGGAAAAAATGA
- a CDS encoding flavocytochrome c, translated as MSNNVQVVVLGAGCAGLTAALQAHQIGKKVVVFEKMPQIGGNSKRASSGMNACETTTQLKNDIIDSADLFYKETFKAGGKLNDPALLSFFASHTNGAIEWLKQFGVELTDLTTLGAMSRPRAHRPKDTSPVGAYLVNKLYDAVKKSNIPVYTDSKAISLKRTSSNEIQVTLNVEEKQYEVNCQSLILATGGFGASKELIKKYAPQYEDYKTTNQEGSTGDGLKLSQQLDAQLIQLDQVQIHPTVQQDNPHVYLIGETVRGEGAILVNTSGRRFVNELDTRKNVSNAIIAQDTKHAFLILDQKVYQRVKALAFYESIGLVEKAETLDELATKIGIDSDNLQSTITNYNRQIENDSEDEFKRHTELKEINQGPFYGIHIAPAIHYTMGGIHIDDQCHVLDENGDIVPGLLAAGEVTGGLHGNNRVGGNSIAETIVFGRQAGIYACEHIK; from the coding sequence ATGTCAAATAATGTTCAAGTAGTTGTTTTAGGTGCAGGATGTGCAGGATTAACAGCAGCCTTACAAGCACATCAAATAGGTAAAAAAGTAGTTGTTTTTGAAAAAATGCCCCAAATTGGAGGAAATTCTAAAAGAGCATCATCAGGAATGAATGCATGTGAAACTACTACACAATTAAAAAATGACATTATAGATTCCGCTGACTTGTTCTATAAAGAAACATTTAAAGCTGGTGGAAAATTAAATGATCCTGCTTTGTTAAGTTTTTTTGCATCACATACAAATGGTGCAATTGAATGGTTAAAGCAATTTGGAGTTGAATTAACTGATTTAACAACATTAGGAGCAATGAGTCGTCCTCGTGCTCATCGTCCTAAGGATACTTCTCCAGTTGGTGCTTACTTAGTCAATAAATTATATGATGCAGTCAAGAAGAGTAATATTCCAGTATATACTGATTCAAAAGCAATTAGTTTGAAACGGACATCATCTAATGAAATTCAAGTAACACTTAATGTCGAAGAAAAACAATATGAAGTAAATTGCCAAAGTTTGATTTTAGCAACAGGTGGATTTGGTGCATCAAAGGAATTAATCAAGAAATATGCACCACAGTATGAAGATTATAAAACAACTAATCAAGAAGGCTCTACAGGAGATGGTTTAAAATTATCACAACAGCTAGATGCGCAGTTGATTCAATTAGATCAAGTTCAAATTCATCCAACTGTACAACAAGATAATCCACATGTTTATTTAATTGGAGAAACGGTTCGTGGTGAAGGTGCAATTTTAGTTAATACATCTGGAAGAAGATTTGTAAATGAATTAGATACACGTAAAAATGTTTCAAATGCAATTATTGCGCAAGATACCAAGCATGCGTTTTTGATTTTAGATCAAAAGGTATATCAACGTGTTAAAGCATTAGCATTTTATGAAAGTATTGGCCTTGTAGAAAAGGCAGAGACATTGGATGAATTAGCAACAAAAATTGGAATAGATTCTGACAATTTACAAAGTACAATTACTAATTACAATAGACAAATCGAAAATGATTCTGAAGATGAATTTAAACGTCATACGGAATTGAAAGAAATTAATCAAGGCCCATTTTATGGAATTCATATTGCTCCTGCAATTCATTACACAATGGGAGGCATCCATATTGATGACCAATGTCATGTATTAGATGAAAATGGTGATATTGTTCCTGGATTATTAGCTGCCGGTGAAGTTACTGGAGGATTACATGGAAATAATCGTGTAGGTGGAAATTCAATTGCTGAAACAATTGTGTTTGGTCGTCAAGCTGGTATTTATGCATGTGAACATATTAAATAA